The Candidatus Binatia bacterium genome segment AAGAGACGATCGACGGGCGGCTCTGCTACCACCTGCGACTGCAGCCGCGGACCGCTCCCGAGCGGTATCCGCTGCGCGACCTGTGGGTCGAAGAATCGTCGTCGCAAGTCGTCGCCCTGACATACGAGCGTCCGTACGACGAACGCGATACGTGGGCGAGCGTCCGATACCGCTTCGCCCCGCGAGGACCGAACCGCATCTGGGCGATCGTGCACGTCGAGGCCGAGGCGGTATCTCACGGCGTTTTCTCCGAAAAAACCGAGCGCGTCTCCGACGACTTGCGAGATATCGGCTTCCCGGCGACGGCGCCGGCGTGGTATTTTCAGCCCGAAGGGGATTGTTCGCAAGCGGGCGCATCCCTCAATGCAACTCCGTGCCCTGCGGGAGGTTAGTAGAAGACGTCATGGCGTATCGCTTTCAGCCGGAAAACCAGTACGGCGGGCCGGTCGTCCCGGCGGTGCCGGTTCAATCCATGCTCGCGCAGGTGCTCGGCATCACCGCGCTCGGTCTCTGCGTCACCGCCCTCTCCGCCTGGCTCTTCCAAGGCATCGCGCCGGGTCTCGGCTTGGGGGCGATGATCGTCGGCTTCATCCTCCTGATTTCGATCAATTTCGCGCGGCGCAATGAGGCGCTCTCGCTGCTGCTCTTCTACGCGTTCGCGTTCTGCGAGGGCATCGGCATCGCTCCGGTCATCGGGCAGTACGTGCAGGCCTTCGGCCCCGAGGTCGTCGTCAACGCGGCGCTCACGACCGGGTTGGGAATGTTCGCGCTCGCGGCGATCGTCTACGCAACCGGCCTCGACCTGCGGCGCTTCCAGGGCATCTTGACGATCGCGCTCCTCGGATTGGTCGTGATCGGCGTCATCTCGATCTTCGTGAAGTGGATCCATCCCGAGACGTACGCTTGGCTGACGCTGGCGATCTTCGGCGGGCTCGTCCTCATAGATTTCGCGCGGCTGCGCGCCGGCGGCGACGGCCTGACGGCCGTCCAAATGGCGACGAGCATCTACCTCGACGCGATTAATATCTTCCTCGCTCTGCTGCAGATCTTCGGCGGGAGGCGTTCGAGCGATTAAAACATGTGCGGGATAACGGGGGTATTTGCGCCGGGACGCGACGCAGCCCGTCTCGCGTTCTTCGCGCTCTACGCCCTTCAGCACCGCGGACAGGAATCCGCGGGCATCGCCGCAGCCGACGGCGGCACGATCCGTTCGCACAAAGAGATGGGCCTGCTGGGAGCGATCTTCGATGAGGACATCCTTAGCGACCTGAGCGGTCACATCGCGATTGGCCACACGCGCTACTCGACGACCGGATCCTCGATCGTCGTCAACGCGCAGCCGCTGCTCGAACGGACGGAGCTTGGCGATTTTGCCTTCGCGCATAACGGCAACCTCACGAATACCGACGAGCTGCGCGAGCGGCTCGCACCGACGACCGTGCTCCAGGCAACCTCGGACTCCGAAGTGATGGCGAAGCTGATCGTCGAGTCGAAGGGCTCGATGATCGACCGGATCAAGTCGGTGCTGGCCTGCGCTCGCGGCGCATACTCGATCGTCCTCCTAACGCAGAGCGAGCTCTATGCCTTCCGCGATCCGTGGGGCGTGCGCCCGCTCTGCTTGGGGCGGCTCGGCGAGGACGGCTACGTCGTCGCCTCGGAGTCGTGCGCGCTCGGAACGGTCGGCGCGCAGTACGTGCGGGAATTGGAACGCGGCGAGATTGTCCGCATCGGGCCCGACGGCCTGGAGTCGTATCAGACCGACGTCGAGAAGGCGCGTTCGGCGCTCTGCATGTTCGAGTACATTTACTTCGCGAGGCCGGACTCGAACTTCAACGACCGTTCGGTTTACATGGCGCGCTACGCGATGGGCCGGCAGTTGGCCAAGGAGCACCCGGTTGACGCCGACGTCGTGATCGCCGTGCCCGACTCCGCGGTCGCCGGCGGCATCGGCTATGCAGCCGAAAGCGGGTTGCCGTATATCGAAGGACTCATCAAGAACCGTTACATCGGCCGAACCTTCATCAGCCCCGATCAGCGCATGCGGTCCCGCGGCGTGCACTTGAAATTCAATCCGGTCGTCGAGAACCTCAAGGGCCAGCGCGTCATCGTCGTGGACGATTCGATCGTGCGGGGCACGACGACCCCGCGCATCGTCGCGCTCTTACGCGACGCGGGCGCACGCGAGGTGCACCTCCGCATCACCTCGCCCCCGATCAAGCATCCGTGCTATCTCGGCGTTGACATGGCAACCTACGACGAACTGATCGCGGCGAACTACTCGGTCGAGGAGATCCGGCAGAAGACCGGCGCCGATTCGCTCGGATACCTCAGCCTCGACGGCCTCGTCTCCGCCGTCGGCCGTCCCCGCGACGAGATGTGCCTCGGCTGTTTCGTCGGCGTCTACCCGAACGTTCCCGCAGCCCACCAAAAGCACGCCGTCCAAGCCTAGGGAGGCTCTGATTTGCTCGGGCTCGTCGTCGCTTCGGGCTAGTTTCCAATCGGCAAGACCGATTGGTTCAAGGGCCCCGGTCGCCGGTTGCTACAGTCCAGATGCGTGACGTTGGGAAAGAGAATTGCCGCACGACGGCGCGCCCTGGGATGGTCGCAGAACGAGCTTGCGCGGCGCGCCGAAGTCAATCACCCTACGCTCTACAAGATCGAGACCGACCAGCGCCGCAACCCGTCGGTCGGCCTGATCGTTCGCATCGCTCGCGCTCTCGGCACTACCGCCGAAGCGCTGTTCGTCGGTGAAGCGGGAGAGGAACGACGTTTGCCGTCGGAGGCGGGGCAGTTGGCTGCCGGCGGGCTGGCGTTAGTGGAAGAGGTGCAAGCGATTCGACGGCGCGTGGATGCGTTAGAGGCATGGCGTCGCACGCAAGAAGGACGCGCTCGAAAGCGCGCATCGCGGTAAGCAGCGGGTCGGACCAGTCGTCGGTTTCTAGCATGCCGCGATTATCGCGGCGAAGAGTGCCACCCGTCGGGCATTTGCACGGCGATTAGGCCGGAAAGTTTCTTTGCCGGACCTCGTGGGCGTACTCGTGCAGGGCCTCGGTCGCGATCTTGCCGATCTCGGCGTAGCGCTTGGCGAAGGTGGGCGAGTGCGGATACATGCCGAGGATGTCGTGGAGCACGAGCACCTGCGCGTCGCAGTGCGGCCCCGAGCCGATGCCGATCGTCGGAATCGAGAGCAGTTCGGTGATCTCGCGCGAGATCTCGTAATCCACGACCTCGAGGACGATTGCGTAGGCGCCGGCGGCTTCGACCGAACGCGCGTCGTCGACGAGCCGGTCGCGGTGCGTGCGCATCTTGAAGCCCGGCCCGAGCCCGGCCGTCTGCGGCGTGACACCGATGTGGCCGACCACGGGTATGCCGGCGCCGGTGATCGCGCGAATGCGCTGCGCCTGGTCGCGCCCGCCTTCGAGCTTGACCGAACAGGCGCCGCCGTCTTTGACGAGCCGGATCGCCGAGCGCAGGGCATCCTCGTTGCTGACTTGATAGGAGCCGAACGGCATATCCACCATGACGTGCGCGCGCGTCGTTCCGCGCACGACCGCTTGCGCGTGGTAGATCATGTTCTCGAGCGTCACCGGCGTCGTCTCGTCGTAACCGAGCACGACGTTGCCGACGCTGTCGCCGACGAGAACGACGTCGATGCCGGCCTGCTCGACGAACTGTCCGAAGGGAGCGTCGTATGCCGTGGCGATGGGAAAGAGCGTCTTACCCTTGCGCCGCTTGATCGCCCCCGCCGTAATCCGGCGAATTGCCGGGTTCTTCTCGGGTTCGTAGGGGCGAGCGCTCTCGACCCCGTTGAGCGTCTTCACACCTTGATCTCTTTGCGCGCTCCGTTCCCTTGACCGTCTTTCGACTCCGCCTTCGTGGCGGCGGTGTCGCCGGCTCCCGGATGACTCAGGGAATCGACGAGCGCGAGGAAGGCGCGCACCGGCGTTCCGGTCGGGCCCTTCGCCTGCCACGCCGATTCGTTTTCGAGATACGCGGTGCCCGCGATGTCGAGGTGAACCCACGGCGTGCGATCGACGAACTCGCGCAGAAACGCGGCCGCCGTCAGCGTGCCGGCGGCGCGTCCGCCGGTGTTCTTGAGATCGGCGATGTCGCTCTTCATCGCCGACGTGTAGTCGTCGTAGTGCGGCATGCGCCAGTAGCGTTCGCCGGTCGGCTTCGCCGCGGCGAGGAACTCGGCGCCGAACTCCTCGTCGTTCGTGACGGCCGCCGACGACGCGTGGCCGAGCGCGATGACGCAGGCGCCGGTGAGGGTCGCGGCATCCACGATCTTCGTCGCGCCGAGTTTGTTCGCGTAGCAGAGCGCATCGGCGAGAATCAGCCGCCCCTCGGCGTCGGTATTGATCACCTCGATCGTCTTGCCGTTCATCGCCTTCACGATGTCTCCGGGCTTCGTCGCCTTGCCGCCGGGCATGTTCTCCGTGGCGGGCACGATGCCGACGACGTTGATCTTCGGCTTGAGCTTGCCGAGCGCGCTCATCGCCCCGATGACCGCCGCGCCCCCGGACATATCGTACTTCATGTCTTCCATGCGCTCGGCCGGCTTGATCGAGATGCCGCCGGTATCGAACGTGATGCCTTTGCCGACGAGCGCGAGCAGATCTTTGCTGCCGGGATCGCCGGTGTAACTGAGGACGATGAATTTCGGCGGCTGAACGCTGCCCTGCGCCACCGAGAGGAAGGAGCCCATGCCCTCGTCGCGGGCGCGCGCTTCGTCGAGCACGTCGATCGCGAGGCCGGACTTCGTCGCGACGGTGCCGGCCTCTTCGGCCATGCGCGTCGGCGTCATGTCGTTTGCCGGCGTGAGCGCGAGGCGCCGGGCGAGATTGACGGCTTCGCCGACGGCCGTGCCGCGCGCGATGCCGCGCTGCATCTCGGCGGCGTTGAAACCGTTACCCAGCACGCCGACACCATCGGTCGCGA includes the following:
- a CDS encoding Bax inhibitor-1 family protein, producing MAYRFQPENQYGGPVVPAVPVQSMLAQVLGITALGLCVTALSAWLFQGIAPGLGLGAMIVGFILLISINFARRNEALSLLLFYAFAFCEGIGIAPVIGQYVQAFGPEVVVNAALTTGLGMFALAAIVYATGLDLRRFQGILTIALLGLVVIGVISIFVKWIHPETYAWLTLAIFGGLVLIDFARLRAGGDGLTAVQMATSIYLDAINIFLALLQIFGGRRSSD
- the purF gene encoding amidophosphoribosyltransferase; translation: MCGITGVFAPGRDAARLAFFALYALQHRGQESAGIAAADGGTIRSHKEMGLLGAIFDEDILSDLSGHIAIGHTRYSTTGSSIVVNAQPLLERTELGDFAFAHNGNLTNTDELRERLAPTTVLQATSDSEVMAKLIVESKGSMIDRIKSVLACARGAYSIVLLTQSELYAFRDPWGVRPLCLGRLGEDGYVVASESCALGTVGAQYVRELERGEIVRIGPDGLESYQTDVEKARSALCMFEYIYFARPDSNFNDRSVYMARYAMGRQLAKEHPVDADVVIAVPDSAVAGGIGYAAESGLPYIEGLIKNRYIGRTFISPDQRMRSRGVHLKFNPVVENLKGQRVIVVDDSIVRGTTTPRIVALLRDAGAREVHLRITSPPIKHPCYLGVDMATYDELIAANYSVEEIRQKTGADSLGYLSLDGLVSAVGRPRDEMCLGCFVGVYPNVPAAHQKHAVQA
- a CDS encoding helix-turn-helix transcriptional regulator; this translates as MGKRIAARRRALGWSQNELARRAEVNHPTLYKIETDQRRNPSVGLIVRIARALGTTAEALFVGEAGEERRLPSEAGQLAAGGLALVEEVQAIRRRVDALEAWRRTQEGRARKRASR
- the panB gene encoding 3-methyl-2-oxobutanoate hydroxymethyltransferase, with the translated sequence MKTLNGVESARPYEPEKNPAIRRITAGAIKRRKGKTLFPIATAYDAPFGQFVEQAGIDVVLVGDSVGNVVLGYDETTPVTLENMIYHAQAVVRGTTRAHVMVDMPFGSYQVSNEDALRSAIRLVKDGGACSVKLEGGRDQAQRIRAITGAGIPVVGHIGVTPQTAGLGPGFKMRTHRDRLVDDARSVEAAGAYAIVLEVVDYEISREITELLSIPTIGIGSGPHCDAQVLVLHDILGMYPHSPTFAKRYAEIGKIATEALHEYAHEVRQRNFPA
- a CDS encoding leucyl aminopeptidase, giving the protein MQVYLIADSPTGVSTGALVVPFFSETPLEGVAKDIDAALGGVIAEAISSGEVRGKFGEVVLSYAKGKPYRRVLAISLGEAAKFEPNLLARYAGIAVRYLGRRNVERIAIALPAQAHGREAECAAFVAEGAITGSFETTIYQEKPERRLATDGVGVLGNGFNAAEMQRGIARGTAVGEAVNLARRLALTPANDMTPTRMAEEAGTVATKSGLAIDVLDEARARDEGMGSFLSVAQGSVQPPKFIVLSYTGDPGSKDLLALVGKGITFDTGGISIKPAERMEDMKYDMSGGAAVIGAMSALGKLKPKINVVGIVPATENMPGGKATKPGDIVKAMNGKTIEVINTDAEGRLILADALCYANKLGATKIVDAATLTGACVIALGHASSAAVTNDEEFGAEFLAAAKPTGERYWRMPHYDDYTSAMKSDIADLKNTGGRAAGTLTAAAFLREFVDRTPWVHLDIAGTAYLENESAWQAKGPTGTPVRAFLALVDSLSHPGAGDTAATKAESKDGQGNGARKEIKV